Proteins from one Gimesia maris genomic window:
- a CDS encoding DUF1501 domain-containing protein → MTILNPYGMTRRHFMKHVAGAATAIPTMHFLSHLEANASQVKKQQKACILIWMAGGPPTIDIWDLKPGSKNGGEFKPISTKGDMQISEHMPKTAQVMDNLSLIRSMSTREADHARGTYYMHSAYVPNPTVVHPTFGSVVSYELGARRKELDIPSFISIGGSRGSAGFLGMSHSPFVVSSNGTIQNAEINTAEQQRLGQRLDMLQVLESGFIKSKRGESANSHKDIYKKAVNLMTSKQMEAFKVDQEPTALKEAYGTGNFGQGLLLARRLVEVGVPFVEVSASVGSWDLHQGVFNSLKDQNLPQLDMGIAALVQDLKQRAMLDDVTIVCMGEFGRTPRINQNVGRDHWAASWTAMVGGGGLKNGQAVGKTDADGIGIEGKSYLPGDLWATVAHSLGIPLDIVHTSKRGRPMKLANGGTPIKELIG, encoded by the coding sequence ATGACGATTCTGAATCCTTACGGAATGACCCGCCGCCACTTTATGAAACATGTCGCAGGTGCCGCGACGGCGATTCCCACGATGCACTTTCTGTCACATCTGGAAGCGAATGCCAGCCAGGTCAAAAAGCAGCAGAAAGCCTGTATCCTGATCTGGATGGCGGGTGGACCTCCTACTATTGATATCTGGGACCTCAAACCTGGTTCAAAAAATGGTGGTGAGTTTAAGCCAATCAGCACCAAGGGTGACATGCAGATTTCGGAACACATGCCTAAAACGGCTCAGGTGATGGATAACCTGTCACTGATTCGTTCCATGAGTACTCGTGAAGCGGATCATGCCCGTGGTACTTATTATATGCACTCAGCCTATGTGCCTAACCCCACGGTTGTGCATCCTACATTTGGTTCGGTTGTCAGTTATGAACTGGGCGCTCGCCGCAAAGAACTGGATATCCCTTCTTTCATTTCGATCGGCGGCAGCCGGGGAAGTGCGGGATTCCTGGGTATGTCCCACTCTCCATTCGTCGTCTCCAGTAATGGTACGATTCAGAATGCGGAAATCAATACGGCAGAACAGCAGCGACTGGGACAACGTCTCGATATGCTGCAGGTTCTGGAGTCTGGTTTCATCAAGTCGAAACGAGGGGAATCTGCCAATTCCCATAAAGACATCTACAAGAAGGCTGTCAACCTGATGACCTCCAAGCAGATGGAAGCCTTCAAAGTGGACCAGGAACCTACCGCTTTGAAAGAAGCTTATGGAACCGGTAATTTTGGTCAGGGTCTGTTACTGGCCCGCCGTCTGGTTGAAGTGGGTGTTCCTTTTGTAGAAGTTTCGGCCTCTGTCGGAAGCTGGGATTTGCATCAAGGCGTTTTCAATTCGTTGAAAGACCAAAACCTGCCACAGTTGGATATGGGGATTGCTGCCCTGGTTCAAGACTTGAAGCAGCGTGCAATGCTGGATGATGTCACAATTGTCTGTATGGGCGAATTCGGCCGTACCCCTCGCATCAATCAGAATGTCGGTCGTGACCACTGGGCTGCCAGTTGGACTGCCATGGTTGGTGGTGGTGGACTGAAAAACGGTCAGGCTGTGGGTAAAACTGATGCCGATGGTATCGGAATCGAAGGTAAGAGCTACCTGCCCGGTGATCTCTGGGCAACGGTTGCTCATTCTCTGGGGATTCCTCTGGATATCGTGCACACTTCGAAACGTGGTCGTCCCATGAAACTGGCCAATGGTGGAACTCCAATTAAAGAACTGATTGGTTAA